The genomic interval AAACTGCGCCCGAGGAAATTTTTCTCCTAGCATGGCCATGAACGGAATCGTACCGCCTTCGCCCATGTAGCAGGCTTCCTTGCCGAAAAACTCCAGCGAGGCGGTTTTTAAGGAAGTCTCCAGCCACGGTTCCAATGGCGGCGCATTCCAGCCGAACGCGCATTGTTCCGACTCGAAGGTCACTTTGGCGCCGTGCGGAGGATCGTGCTCGAACAACTGCTTGAGCGCGGCTGTAGCGGCTTGGGCATCGGCAGTAGGCGGCAACCGCAGGGAAATTTTCACTGCTGTGTTCGGACGCAACACATTGCCCGAACGGTCGAGCGGAGGCAGTCCACCAGCGCCGGTAATAGCCAGTTGCGGTCGCCAAGTGCGGTTGAGCAACGCTTCGCGCGCGTCTTGGGTAACCGGCGACGTTCCGTCCTGAAAAGGGAACTCGCTATAGACGCTCGCGCCCAACGTCTGCGCTGTGGTGGCAACCTGTCGCAGACGTTCGTCGGGGATGGTGACATAGAAACCTTCGGGTACGATGGCCCCGGTCTTTTCGTCTTCCAAGCGGCTCAACAGTTGACGCAGAATCCTGAACGTGGACGGCACGATGCCGCTGGCCGCGCCGGAATGGACACCCTCGGTCAGGGTGGACACGCTCAACGTGCCATTCGCCAGACCGCGTAGCGAAGTGGTGATCCACAGTTGCTCGTAGTTGCCGCAGCCAGAATCCAAGCAGATGACCAGACTCGGCGAGCCGATACGGTCTTTCAGCGCATCGATGTAATAGGGCAGATCACCGCTGCCGCTCTCCTCGTCAGCTTCGATGACAAGCACGCAACGCGCATGGGGAACGCCTTGCAGCTTCAGAGCTTTGATGGCAGTGATGGAAGCGAACGCCGAGTAGCCATCATCCGCACCGCCGCGACCATAGAGTCGTCCGTCTTTCATGACCGGCTTCCACGGTCCCAAGCCTTCGTTCCAGCCTTCCATCGGCGGTTGTTTATCGAGATGACCGTAGAGCAGCACGGTCTCGGACGAGTCGCCAGGAATCTCGACGAAGATGAGCGGCGTCCGTCCATCGAGGCGCACGATGTCTAAGGTCAGTCCTGGGACCTGTTGCGCGCGTATCCAATTGGCGATGAGGTCCGTCGCCTGATCCATATAGCCATTGGTGACCCACTGCGGGTCATAGGCCGGGGATTGGTTGGGGATCGTGAGATATTCTTTGAGATGGGGGACGATGCTATCCGCCCAGGTATGTTCGACGAAACGACTAGTGGTGTTGGTGTCCATACGGAGACCTTTCTTTTGCTGTTCCGGGAATCGCGACAAGCGATCTTACTCGCAAGAGCTTTTCCCTGCCAACGGGGGGCGGCGGTAAGGATCGGCGAACGTTGCCTCGATCACGACAGAGAAGAACAGGTTGCTGTCGGTAGGGATTTGTTGCTATGAGTAGAAAACTATCTACGTGGCCTATCTGCAGTGAGGCGTCAATATGCATGCGTTCGAACATCAGAACTCTCGGCAGACATTGGCCGACAGTATAGCTGAGTACTACAAGGCAAATCCGGGGCTTGCACAAGGTCGCGGCATGTCACAAGCGGCACGAGAGTTTTTCCGATGTCACGACGCAGTGCATGTTGTGTACGGGTGCGGCAACACGCTAAACGACGAGGCGATTGTGAAGCTATCGAGCATATTTGGAACGACAGGCGGTCTCGGCGTCCTCAGTGGATACCAACTCCATGAGTCCCTGCAAATCTACAAGAAACTGCGCGTAGTCGAAGTGCTTTTAGCCATTCTTCAGTCTGCCTTCTTCATACCACGCACCCTCGTTCGCTGCGTTCGCCAGCGTAGTCGGTGGCCTTGGAACAACTTCGACAAGTACCTGCACGTACCTTTGCGGGAAATTCGACAAGAGTTCGCTATACGGGTGGCGCATGCCACTGTTAATGAAACAGACGCCTAATCTTTCCATCGAGCAGACAGCTCCGGCAAGCTGAGGCTGCTGCTCATGTCAAACGTTAGGGCCGCAGGCTGGGATGCGGCAGCACCGAATCCCAGCAGTGGAAAAAGAAGTCTTCTCGTCCTCGTTCGCGTGTCTCTGCACGTGACCGCCGCCCGGTGGCGGTTCCTGCTGAACCTGCAAGGACACGAGTGGGCGGCTCGCGGCGAGCTTTTCCGTTAGATGCCATCACTTCCTTATCATCATCGAGAAACATTCCGCTGGCTATGTGGCGTACCCGCTTGGCCTGAAAGGCGTTGTGGTTGGGGAAGGGGAAACGTATGAAGAGGCGCTCGCAGATGTGAAGTCAGCCATCCGCTTTCACATTGAAACGTTCGGGACGGAAGTCTTAGAGGAAGAGTCTCCTGTACTGGAAGCTTTTATTGCCGAAGCGGGAATGACCCTCTAGTAGCGAAGCTGTCGCCGCAATGATCACCCTTGAGGATTACTTTCCAGTGGAAGCGATCCAGATGCCGACGAAAACGGTCGCCACGCCAACCATGAGGCTCATGTCAATCTCTTCGCCGATAACAAGTGCCGCGACAATCGAAGCGGCGATGGGGTTGACGGTCATCGTATTAGTGACGAGCGTCGGCGTCGTCCGCTCGAGCGCGTAGACCCAGAGATAGAAAGCCGCCGCACCGCCAAGCACGCCGATCAGGATGACCGCCACCCACTGCGTCATGCCGAAGCCGTGGATAGCGACAAAGCCGCCTTGTTGCCAGGCAACCAGCGTGCTTGCCGCCGAGCCGAAACCCATGCCCGCCGCGAGAAAGCCAAGGCGGCTTGAGCGCGCCATGAACGGTCGCGACCAGATGCTGTAGAGCGCCATAAACAACGTGCCGCCCACCATGGTGAGGTCGCCGCGCCACGCTCCTGGGGGGGCAACAGCGAGGCCGGCCCCGAGCGCGATCGCTACGCCCGTCATCGCGATCAGCACGCCTACGGTCTTGCGCATGGTCAGCGCCTCGCGACCGAGAAGAGCGGCGACCAGCATGGTGACGAGAGGCAGAGTCGAGAGCGCGAGCGATCCACGTGCGGCAGTAGTGGAGCGCATCGAGACATTGTAAATCACAAAGAACGCTCCGAAAAAGAGCACCCCAAGCCCCGCGACCCCGAGCCAGTCCCGGCCTTGTGGCCACTTACTGCGCGACGCAAGCGCGAGCGGCAAGATGAGCACGAACGCGATGCCAAAACGGAACGCGGCGAGCGTGACCGGGTCAATCGCGCCAATCACATAGCGCGTCGTGGCGACGGCCGTGCCGCCGAGCGCGCTCGAAGCGATAGCGGCGAGAATGCCGGCTCTTTCGTTCACTACTCGAGCACCATCTGTGTCTGAAGCGTGAGTGAAAGAAGCTTGCCGGCTTCGTCGGTCACGCGCGTCTGCCAGACCATAGTGCGTCGGCCTCTGTGTAACGGCGTTGCCTCCGCGCGCACAACGCCTGCACGTCCTGCGGCGAAGAAGTTGGTCTTGGATTCAATGGTGGTGGTACTCGCGCCAAGCGGCAAGTTCAGCATCGTGGCTGCCGCGCCCACCGTGTCGGCGAAGGCCATCAGAGTGCCGCCATGTAGACTACCTCCCACAGTCGTTAGCGTGTCCTTCCAGGAAAGTTCCGCAACCACGCGGTCGCGACTCACTTCAACAAACCGAATACCTAACAGCTCCGCGAGCGTTCCTCGGTGATGCTCCGCCACCGCGATCGGATCCAAGTCCATGGACGCCTCCCCTTGCGCGTGATGGGCTCGACAGTAGGCCGTCGCAAGGCAAGGTACAATTACCTCGGAGGTAATAGTGTTCCTCTCGTGGACACGGTAGAGTCCGCGCATGGATCGCAGACGCGGAGGCGAACGAGAACCGCAGGCTCAGGCCGAGAGCGCCTTTGGTCAATTGCTCCGTCAGTGGCGCGCGCGGCGGCACACGAGTCAGTTAGCCCTTGCCGTTGAGGCGGAGATTTCGTCGCGCCACCTGAGTTTTCTCGAAACCGGACGCGCCCAGCCAAGTCGGGATATGGTGTCACTGCTCGCTCGGGTATTGGATGTACCGCTACGCGCCCGCAACGAACTGTTGACTGCTGCAGGCTATGCGCCGATCTACCGTGAGACCGCGCTGGACGAGACTGAAATGGCGCAGGTGCGTCGTGCGGTGGACTTCATGCTATACCAGCAGGAGCCGTATCCGGCAGTCGTCCTCGACCGACTTTGGAACATTGTCAAGTCGAACGACGCGATGGGACGGGTAATGCGCCTCTTCCTCAGCACCGAGGAAGCTGCGGCCGCTGGCGCACCGAACATCATGCGACTCACTTATCATCCGCGGGGACTGCGCACCTGGATCGTCAACTGGGAAGAGACCGCGTCAGCCTACATTCAGTGGCTGCACCGTGACCTGCTACGCACCGGAGACCCCAAGACCGGCGAGCTGCTCGACGAACTCCTGTCTTACCCCGGCATCCCGCGCCAGTGGCTCTCCCTCGACCTTGACGCCTCCACTAACCCCTTCCTTGCGATGGAGTTTCGCAAAGGTAACGTGCGCCTGCGCTTCTTCACCACTATCGCAAGCCTCGGAACGCCATACGACATCACGCTCCACGAACTGCGGGTCGAGTGCTTCTTCCCGGCCGAGGAGGCGACCGAGGCAGCACTTCATGCGCTTGTCCCGTTGGTAAAGCGATAAAATCGATCAAAGCAAGCGATAATACCCTAAAACAGATGGAAGAGCGCCAAGATGAGGCAACGTCGAATCCCAGAGGTGAGAAAAAAAGTTTTACACAATCCTCATGCTCTTTCCGACAAGTGAAATTCGGCGGTGATAGGCAGCCGTAGGGGATCGCCGTTTGTGGCTCTCTGCGAAAAAAAGAGAATCTCTAAATTCTCGATTTCTCCCGGCTGCGGGTTCAGCCTAGCCACTACCCCGTAGGCGATTTCTTCGGATTCCTGTTCAGGATAGGGGGGAATCTTTCCTAGGTAGAGCGTATCGCCTGTGCGGTCATACTCAACGATTAACTGCGTTTCCATTCGCTTTCTCCTTGAGCTAGTAGTCTGTCAGTTTGAATTTAAGGGGCTGTCATTCCGAACCAGAACGAAGTGAAGGTGAGGAATCTCGTGTTGCCCCTGCCTGCTTGAGATTCCTCGTCGCTACGCTTCTCGGAATGACATCCATCAAAGTCACCTGGACGAAGTACTAACCTGGGTACGCCGAGAGAAGCCCTTCCATAACCGGTTGGACATCGTACGCTCTACCGCTGCCTTGTCACCTCAGGCACGAGCCTATACACTGCCGCCAATGGAATCTTTTGCCCCTTTTGTTCAAAAGGTCTGTCTGTGGGCGGTGCCGGTGCTGACTGCGGTAATTCTGCATGAAATCGCCCACGGGTACGTGGCCTTTCGTCTGGGCGATACGACGGCGGCGCAGCTCGGTCGCCTGACGCTCAATCCGTTCGCCCATGTCGATTTGTTCGGCACGATTATCTTGCCAGGGTTGTTACTACTCAGCGGCGTGCCGTTTCTGTTCGGCTATGCGAAGCCGGTGCCGATTAATGTCCTCAACTTGCGTAACCCACGACGAGGGATGGTGCTGGTCGCGCTCGCTGGCCCGATGATGAATCTGTTGCTGGCCGCTGTGTTCGCATTAGCCTTCCGCTTCTTGCAGTCCGTGCAGATCCCAGCCGATGGGCTGCTGGCTACCAATGTGGAATTCCTGGCGCGGATGGCGGGATACGGAGTGCTCATGAACGTGGGCTTGGCGGTGTTTAATATGCTCCCGTTGCCGCCGCTCGATGGCGGTCGTGTGGCGACGGGCTTATTACCGCGCGCTCCGGCCATTGCCTTGGCGCGCCTCGAACCTTACGGCATGCTGATTATCATGGGGCTGCTGGCGACCGGCACCCTCGATCGCGTATTACGTCCCATGACGAGATTCCTCGTGCAGACTTTGTTATAAGGATTACTTCATGCCCGAGACGATTGTGAGTGGAATGCGCCCGACCGGGAAGCTGCATCTTGGTCACCTCCATGGCGCGCTCGGCAACTGGGTGCGCCTGCAAGAGAGCTACCGCTGCTTCTTTTTCGTGGCCGACTGGCACGCCTTAACGACTGGGAAGACGAGCGCCGAAACTCTTCGCGAGAGCGGCGAAGAAATGCTCCTCGACTGGCTCAGCGCCGGTCTGGACCCGCAGCGCTCGGTGATTTTCCGCCAGTCCGATGTGAAAGAGCATGCCGAACTCCATCTGCTCTTTTCCATGATTACCCCTACGCCTTGGTTGATCCGTAACCCGACTGTGAAAGAACAGGCGCGGGAACTTGGCTATATCGAGTCCGACGATGAGGCCGAGGTCACCAAGATTAACTATGGGCTGCTGGGTTATCCGGTGTTGCAGGCGGCGGACATTCTCATGTACAAGGCGCATCGGGTGCCGGTCGGGGTGGATCAAGTGCCGCATATCGAGATCACTCGCGAGATCGCGCGTCGCTTTAACTCGTTCTATCGTGAGATCTTTCCCGAGCCGCAACCGCTGTTGACCGAGATTCCCAAAGTGCCTGGGACCGACGGGCGCAAGATGAGCAAGAGCTACGGCAATGCTGTGGTGTTGTCGGACCCGCCGGAAGAAATCGACGCGCGGTTGTCGAAGATGATGACCGACCCGAAGCGAGCTCGACGCCGCGATCCTGGCGAGCCTGCCGATTGCCCCGCCTTCAACCTGCATCGTTTGTACTGCACGCCGGAAGAGATCGACTTTGTCAGCCACGGCTGCCGCACGGCGGAGATCGGCTGTTTGGACTGCAAGAAAGTCATGATTAAGCATGTGCTCGCCGAATTGGCGACGTTTCGGGAGAAGCGCTCCTACTGGGAGCGACATCGTGACGACGTGCGCGACGTGCTGCGTGACGGCGGCCGCCAAGCCAAGGTGATTGCCCAGCAAACGATGGAGGAAGTGCGGGAAGTGGTGGGAGTGTAATCGAGTGCGGCAGAGTAGGTGGTAGTCAGCAGGGAGAAAAGCGAGGACAAGAACACGCCTTTCATGCTCGCTACTGACTACCGGCTACTTGTTCTGTCACCCTAGTGACTTGTTTGGCTGAATGCTGATCGCTGAAGGCTCATTATGCTGTACCGCGTCAAACTCGATGTCTTTGAAGGACCGCTGGATCTGCTGTTGCATTTAGTCAAAAAAGACGAGGTGGATCTGTCGGATATCCCGGTCGCGAAAATTACCGACCAGTACATGGGCTACCTCGAACTGTTCCAGCAACTCGATCTGGATGTAGCCGGGGAGTATCTGGTCATGGCGGCGACGTTGCTGCATCTGAAATCGCGTATGTTGCTCCCCGAGGACGAGACAGAGGAGGACGAAGAAGGGGCAGACCCGCGCGCGGACTTGGTGCGTCAGTTGTTGGAATATCAGCGCTTCAAAGACGCGGCGGAACTCTTACATCGTCGCGATTTACTGGACCGCGATGTCTTCGCCCGTGACCCCGCCCGCGATGACAGCGACGCCGAGACGGACCTTGTCTATGACGTGTCGCTCGGCGATCTTTTGGATGCCCTCCAAGCTGTGCTCAAGCGCGCCGCGCCGGAGGTTGTCCACGAAGTCGTCCTGGAGCAAATCTCTCTCCGCGAACGGGTCTGTTTCATTCTCGACACCCTGCGCGAGCGCGGCGACGTGTCGTTTACCGAGTTGTTTTCTCTTGGCGCAACGCGCCTCCAGCTTCTGACCACGTTCTTGGCGCTGCTCGAACTGGTGCGTATGCATATGATTCTGGTGCGGCAGGAAGAGCGGTTCGGCCCTATCACGTTGTCCTTAGCGGTGAGTGCCGACACGCCGCTGCCAGAAGTGTTAGAACGATTATGACCCCTCAGGACATCAAACCCATCGTGGAAAGCCTGCTGTTTGCCGCTGGCGCTCCGGTAGCGCTCCGGCGCTTGGCGGAAGTCATCGGCCTGACGCAAGCCGAGGTCAAGTCGGCAGTGACCCTGCTCCAAGAAGACTATGCAGCTCCTGGGCGTGGCCTTACTTTGGCGGAAGTGGCTGGTGGCTATCAATTACGGACCGCCGCCGAACACGCCGAATACGTCAAGACGTTCATTCGCGAAAAGCCCAACCGGTTAAGTCGGGCGGCGCTGGAGACCTTAGCGATTATTGCCTATCGTCAGCCGATTACCAAGGCCGAGATCGAAGCCGTGCGCGGCGTCGATGCCGAAGGCATGCTCAATTCTCTG from Deltaproteobacteria bacterium carries:
- a CDS encoding helix-turn-helix transcriptional regulator, with the protein product MDRRRGGEREPQAQAESAFGQLLRQWRARRHTSQLALAVEAEISSRHLSFLETGRAQPSRDMVSLLARVLDVPLRARNELLTAAGYAPIYRETALDETEMAQVRRAVDFMLYQQEPYPAVVLDRLWNIVKSNDAMGRVMRLFLSTEEAAAAGAPNIMRLTYHPRGLRTWIVNWEETASAYIQWLHRDLLRTGDPKTGELLDELLSYPGIPRQWLSLDLDASTNPFLAMEFRKGNVRLRFFTTIASLGTPYDITLHELRVECFFPAEEATEAALHALVPLVKR
- a CDS encoding segregation/condensation protein A; amino-acid sequence: MLYRVKLDVFEGPLDLLLHLVKKDEVDLSDIPVAKITDQYMGYLELFQQLDLDVAGEYLVMAATLLHLKSRMLLPEDETEEDEEGADPRADLVRQLLEYQRFKDAAELLHRRDLLDRDVFARDPARDDSDAETDLVYDVSLGDLLDALQAVLKRAAPEVVHEVVLEQISLRERVCFILDTLRERGDVSFTELFSLGATRLQLLTTFLALLELVRMHMILVRQEERFGPITLSLAVSADTPLPEVLERL
- a CDS encoding DMT family transporter — protein: MNERAGILAAIASSALGGTAVATTRYVIGAIDPVTLAAFRFGIAFVLILPLALASRSKWPQGRDWLGVAGLGVLFFGAFFVIYNVSMRSTTAARGSLALSTLPLVTMLVAALLGREALTMRKTVGVLIAMTGVAIALGAGLAVAPPGAWRGDLTMVGGTLFMALYSIWSRPFMARSSRLGFLAAGMGFGSAASTLVAWQQGGFVAIHGFGMTQWVAVILIGVLGGAAAFYLWVYALERTTPTLVTNTMTVNPIAASIVAALVIGEEIDMSLMVGVATVFVGIWIASTGK
- the trpS gene encoding tryptophan--tRNA ligase: MPETIVSGMRPTGKLHLGHLHGALGNWVRLQESYRCFFFVADWHALTTGKTSAETLRESGEEMLLDWLSAGLDPQRSVIFRQSDVKEHAELHLLFSMITPTPWLIRNPTVKEQARELGYIESDDEAEVTKINYGLLGYPVLQAADILMYKAHRVPVGVDQVPHIEITREIARRFNSFYREIFPEPQPLLTEIPKVPGTDGRKMSKSYGNAVVLSDPPEEIDARLSKMMTDPKRARRRDPGEPADCPAFNLHRLYCTPEEIDFVSHGCRTAEIGCLDCKKVMIKHVLAELATFREKRSYWERHRDDVRDVLRDGGRQAKVIAQQTMEEVREVVGV
- a CDS encoding M20 family metallopeptidase, with amino-acid sequence MDTNTTSRFVEHTWADSIVPHLKEYLTIPNQSPAYDPQWVTNGYMDQATDLIANWIRAQQVPGLTLDIVRLDGRTPLIFVEIPGDSSETVLLYGHLDKQPPMEGWNEGLGPWKPVMKDGRLYGRGGADDGYSAFASITAIKALKLQGVPHARCVLVIEADEESGSGDLPYYIDALKDRIGSPSLVICLDSGCGNYEQLWITTSLRGLANGTLSVSTLTEGVHSGAASGIVPSTFRILRQLLSRLEDEKTGAIVPEGFYVTIPDERLRQVATTAQTLGASVYSEFPFQDGTSPVTQDAREALLNRTWRPQLAITGAGGLPPLDRSGNVLRPNTAVKISLRLPPTADAQAATAALKQLFEHDPPHGAKVTFESEQCAFGWNAPPLEPWLETSLKTASLEFFGKEACYMGEGGTIPFMAMLGEKFPRAQFMITGVLGPRSNAHGPNEFLDIRTGMRLTCGVARVLADHYQNKRTEK
- a CDS encoding site-2 protease family protein; the encoded protein is MESFAPFVQKVCLWAVPVLTAVILHEIAHGYVAFRLGDTTAAQLGRLTLNPFAHVDLFGTIILPGLLLLSGVPFLFGYAKPVPINVLNLRNPRRGMVLVALAGPMMNLLLAAVFALAFRFLQSVQIPADGLLATNVEFLARMAGYGVLMNVGLAVFNMLPLPPLDGGRVATGLLPRAPAIALARLEPYGMLIIMGLLATGTLDRVLRPMTRFLVQTLL
- a CDS encoding PaaI family thioesterase; translation: MDLDPIAVAEHHRGTLAELLGIRFVEVSRDRVVAELSWKDTLTTVGGSLHGGTLMAFADTVGAAATMLNLPLGASTTTIESKTNFFAAGRAGVVRAEATPLHRGRRTMVWQTRVTDEAGKLLSLTLQTQMVLE
- a CDS encoding DUF2283 domain-containing protein; translation: METQLIVEYDRTGDTLYLGKIPPYPEQESEEIAYGVVARLNPQPGEIENLEILFFSQRATNGDPLRLPITAEFHLSERA